The genomic interval ATGTAAGATCATGATGATCCTGGAACACAGCAGGGCCCTCCCATAGGATCATGTGATGCTCAGCGGTTCTTAGAGCATTTTAAAAGAGAATGAGATGAGTAGCAGAAATAAAAACCTATGAAGATCCAAAGAGACCTACCCGTGCTGTTGCCTCCTGTCTTTATGTATCTCCATATGTTTATTTATGCAGCCAAGATGACTTGTTCTACTTCTTCTGATCCTACCTTCCGTATAGAATCCCTTTGGCTTCACATCCTTCGCTCACTCTGTTAACAATTTGACATGTTGCATGCTACATAGGCTTCATTTTGATATttcagttttttgttttatttgaaatattTTAAGAGCATGTGTGATGCCTTTTCCTCACCGTAAGATGTCCTGTATCAGGCATTGGAAACAGTATATTccacagtatacacacacatgcgcacacacacacacacacacacacacacacacacacacacacacacacacacacacacacacacacacacacacacacacacacacacacacagacacacacagacacacagagacacacacatacacatacaccaacacacacgcactgcttTAAAAAATATGCACAACTCATAATCAATACAGCAAATGATCCTGCCGGTGTGGTCCAGGGTCGGTTGGTAGGCACCAGGGTTCTATTATGGGATGGTCACTGGATTTCAAAGCCGCACCTTCAGTCcattctgtgtgtctctcagagCTCGTCCTTGCCCCCCGTCAcccggcccctccccctacTCTTCTCCTTGGGTGTCTGGCTCCGCCCACTGCGGCCTGAGGTTCCCTTTGCCTCGCCATCCTCCGTAGCCTTCGCCACACCCTGTCCGTCTGCGGCCCACAgggcctccgcctcctcccgctcctgGAAGAACCAGGTGAAGGGCTGGGTTATTATACTGTGACTGCAACACAACAactacatacacagacacgatCAAAGTGGAAAAAGACAAGAATTGTAGCGTGTAGGCAAAAAAATGATGTGCCTTTTACCGTAAATACCATTGCACCATATGTGATTTGCATTACACCTTGTCACCATGCCACCCACCatatgaatgcaaatgagccaTTTCACAGTTCATTTGAAGAGGATAAAGATTGTTTCCTCAgaaatactctctctctctctctctctctctctctctctctctctctctctctctctctctctctctctctctctctctctctctctctctctctctctctctctctctctctctctctctctctctctctctctctctctctccctctctctctctctctctctctctctctctctctctctctctctctctctctctctctctctctctctctctctctctctctctctctctctctctctctctctctctctctctctctctctctctctctccccctctctctctctctctctctctctcaccacatcTCTATGGAGCTTCTCCTTGGTGAACCAGAGGGCCAGGGCGCATCTCCTCCCAGCGGTCACCGCCGTCACTCCGTGGGGATTCACCGGGCCGGAGGAGAAGCCCACTAGCCGACCACAGCCGGGCCGCACCCGGGCCTGCACGCaaccaggggggaggggacagaggcATCAGCTCAGAGACACACAGCTACCATCCTCCTCAACGTTAGTTATGGTGtgaattaatgtgtgtgttgtttgccaTTCAATGCAACAGCAAGATGTAACCATACATTTCAGGTATTGGGTTGTTGGGATTGTGGTTGGGATGTTCAGTGCTAGTATAGTATACTGTAAATGAATATGAATACTAGGTatacacattttatttgaaaggttattcaaaatatataCTTGAACGGACCTTCACTGTCTTGGCATCCCGGGTTGTGAAGAAGAGGTCTCCGCCATCAAAGTTGTCATTCAGGTACAGGACAGCACTGTGAAAGCAGCAGGCTTTAAAGTCAGAACGTTCAGTACAGCGATGCcttgctatgctatgctatgccaGTTCAACAGCAGGCGATATGAAAGAAAAACTTCATTTGAAAATGCTGTAAATAAGAAGATTAGGTGTGTAATGCCTCACCAAATGGAAGGGGCATATTCGAAGCTAGCAGGTAAACAATTGTCATACATGAAGGCTTTAATGCTGGGTCATGTGTGGGTGTCGCTGAGTAGAGGCAGCGGGTGCACCTGAGGTCTCTGTGATTAGAGGCAGTGGGTGTACCTGAGGTCTCTGTGATTAGAGGCAGTGGGTGTACCTGAGGTCTCTGTGATTAGAGGCAGTGGGTGTACCtgaggtctctgtgtgtgtagaggCAGTGGGTGTACCtgaggtctctgtgtgtgtagaggCAGTGGGTGTACCtgaggtctctgtgtgtgtagaggCACTGGGTGTACCtgaggtctctgtgtgtgtagaggCAGTGGGTGTACCtgaggtctctgtgtgtgtagaggCAGTGGGTGTACCTGAGGTCTCTGTGTGTATAGAGGCAGTGGGTGTACCtgaggtctctgtgtgtgtagaggCAGTGCGTGTACCtgaggtctctgtgtgtgtagaggCAGTGGGTGTACCTGAGGTCTCTGTGAGTAAAGGCCGGGGCCTCCCTCCAGCAGTGCCCCGTCTCCGGCTCCAGCAGACAGTTGTCGACGTGCACAGGGTGAGACAGGTCCAGCCGGCCCTCCTGATCTCCTGGGGAACAAACAGATTTGTGCACAGTCATGATGTCAAGGATCAACAAAATGTCGTTTCATTGACTTCAGGGTCCAGGAATACTGCAAACCTACATTACTAGGCATTTTAAAACTACTATCACTCCATTGAATGGCACGTTTACTACTGCTATAACTGGTATTCTTCTACTActacatatatagatattagtacAATTATTATCTAACAAAAATGACTACAACAACTACCTCTTCTAAATATATTGATAAAGGTAAGAATAAaattataatataatgataGTCATCATCGTAATTAAAATCATCATAAACATAATAATACCGGTGGGGTCCTAAAGGAGGCGCTATACCTGTGATCGCAGTACGACAGACCAGGTGtgtgaaggagaagaagagtcCAGGCGGGCTCCTGAAGTAGGAATCCAGCAgagtcctcaccctctcacccagcTCATGTAGCAGCCTGGCATCAGACTGGTTCACCATGCCATCCTGGGCCAACTGGGAGGGAGACAAAGACATAAACCATATTTTAAATGTTCTAATGTTaccttttatttatattttgtttggtttttactCCTATATTTCCTCATTTATAACATGTTAGGTTTCTCTGCGTACTCAGAAAGGCACTATCTAAATATCTAAGAGCTATCGGAGCGATATAGATACACAGAGGGACAGAttcaaaggcagagagagagacagagagggagagagggacagagaaagagacagagcggttgttaagtaaaaggacttGACATCATGTAGGGTAGCTTTTTGTTGATATACAGTGATGAGGCACCAAAAATGGCGCTTACATGGAACATGGGCTTAAGGGAAGTGGTGTTTGATTTATCGACATTGGTGTTTTCCTGGGGTTAACATGGCCTTTGCTGCCAGTGGTCGAATGTTGGTGTTAAAACCAACAAAGCAGTgtcattccctctccctctaaccAACCTTCGCAGCCTTGAGCACCGTGAGCCCCTCAAACTTctcatggggtgtgtgtggagaccGTCGCCCCCGGTAACCATCCCCTGCCGACGCCGCAGCCTTCGGCAACACAGAAAAGCAAGACCAAAAAAGGCTATGAATCAATCGATTCCATATGAAATGATCCAGGCATGGGGATCCGATCGACACGTGGCACGACAGGGGCTGTACCGTGGCCAGCTGCAGCAGTGTGTCACACTCCTTGCTGGTTATGACGCCATCTAGTACCACGCGGTTGGTGCCGTTCATGGCCACGTCGTCCATCGTGATTGTGACTCCAACCTGGGGTACAGGCCCACCTGAAGGGACAGGCGGAGCAAAATATGAATGCACTCTGTGGGTTCTGGTGCTGTACTGCAACATCAGGAAATAGAAACTGACCGTACCTGTGAGTCACACCAAGGCTTGAGTCATATAGCCTACTGTTTAAAAAGTGGACAGATTCTACACATTTATAGAGTAATGTATATGCTgtattttacatatttattcatACGTTTACGATACTATATTAGCATAATCTGAAGACCCTTCCAGACCAGCATTTCACTGCACACATGAGCTAAATCGAGTTTTTGAATTGACCTAATGAAAAAGAGTGTAATGACAATGTGTGTTACCTGCATAAAATCCACTGtcatccatctcttcctccttttcttcctctttaACTTTCTTGTTCAGCTTTTCTTTCTCGGCTCTGTGAAGTGATTAACAACGAAGAACATGTTgatgttttttggggggaaacTGATGATGTTTCTGTGGCCGTATTGGATGGACCAATGGAGCTCACCGCCAGGACTCCCTCAGGGACTCCGGTATCACGTCCTCCGGCGTCCACAGATCCTACGGGAAAGCAGAATATTAACCTATGCCTATACCTAACCTAACCGAACCTAACCTAACCGTTGATACTTATTTGTGCAGATTTGTGCATGTCTAATAAAATAGTGCTTACCGGATCTATGAAATCAGAACCAAGGTTCTCCTTTCCAAAATAGAGGAGCTTCTTCTCCTGCAATGAGCGATTCACGTAGTTCGCTATCTCCTGTGCAGTGGGCCAATCAAGATGTcatatagagacacagagaagaagACACTGAGATGATATTCAATATATggtgtttcttttttctttgtttgaatGGGTGGACACCTGTACTTGCTGTTAGGCATTATTAACTGAACAGTGAATATTCGCTGTAATTTTTAATACTagaataggctatatataatttGGTCGCATCAACTAAAATGAAATCAGTTTAAAATGAATATATTATCCCCGGCATAGCTGCCTGTAAATATTTAGAAGAATTAAGATCCACAACATTACAGCTGCTTTAACACGTAAACAAGTTACCTGGGCAGGCTGTTTGTCCTTGTCTTGTGACTCTTTGTCTTCCCCAAGTGTTTCATAGTAGAACTGCAGGTTACCCAGGGAATCGGTGTCAGAGGggtagaagaggagaagagaacgAAGAGTCTGTATGGCGCCAGCAAGATCATCAGCTGCGGGTAAATAATCAAAATGaatcatattgttttagaacaTAACTTCTTATTCAATCGTGAATAAAAAATGCTGAACCCTGACCTTTGAACTGTGCGATGTGCTGATGCTCTAGTTGTGTGGGCAGGAAGTCTTCCTGAGCAGAAATTCTCCCTGGTCGTGTGGCCACCTGCGTCACGCACGACTGCTGACAGGAGagcagcgacagagagagaactaggACACACAGAGGGCAGAACAACAGCATTACTTCAGTACTATTGTGTCAGAAAATATATTGATTTGATTGTTTGTAGTGAAAATGCCCTGGTTTGTAATTTGACAGCTGACATTGTAAATTCCCTCCACACATTATAACTTACAAGTTTGTGACTCTATATAGATTTCATTGATGTCTTAATCTATGGCAATGACATCAGATTAAGTCTTACTAGCAACTCTTATGGCCATGCTGTAATTATACATCCACTAATGCTTTTCTAGAATCAGACACCTTTTCAACCAAAACAATGTGATATTTCATCATCCTGAACCAGTGGAGGAAAAcattatattgttgttgttgttgttgttgttgttgttttagtttTACCTGCGGCCTTCTCGAACACCCCGTCTACTCCGTCTACTCCTCTGTCCTCCGGCAGGCTCTGAGGGGACATCTGACAATGGACCCTGCAGTCCTCTGTCTGCCTCAGGGTTTCGTTTACACTTTCCCGCCACTTCCTGGCTGCCAGCTGCCAATCAGAAGAGGCCTCGGAGAGCAGCGCTGAATCATACAGAGCCTTCAGGTTGTCAGGTTGAAAGGGAGAGAATATGTTTCAATTTAAATGTGGAAAGTCTTGAAAAAAAAGCTTAAGGAAGAAAGAAATTTGGAAAGCAAAGATTTTAAACAGGCTCATAAGAGGAAGCCTTCCATTTATACTAGTGAGAGTTAAACACATTGTACGCATGTTTCTAAGGACCCTTAATCGGAATTTGCAAGTAATTGAACTTGGCTCTTGGGTGTTAGTCCCAGAATATGATAAATTAGTGAATTTGTAGAACCCAGTTGATTCGGTTTATATGCCAGGATAACTGAAGGAAACTTCTGTTTGCAAACTTGGAGCAATGTCGCTCTTTAGGCCATGGATTACTGAGTCATGTCTGGGAAATGTAAGTATACTCTGATTGGGCGACGTTCCTCTCACCCAATGCATCTCCTTGTGCTGCTCCCGGTCCTGAAAGGCGGCCTCGGCCACTCCCTTCATCCTCCTATACTTCTCAATGTTGTTCCTCATCTCCAAATGGCTCGGGTTGGCCACGAAGAATGTGTGCGCCGCACTGGCTGCCTTCTGCAGCTTCTCTAACTGCGGAGGAGACCGTTTGAAATGACAGATTTAACTTAGTGCTCGGGTGACGAGATTGAGATATGAATTACTTAAGATCATTCACCCACTCACAATCAATACAGGCCCATTTCCAAAACCTAAGCTTCAGTAGTTTAAATCATTGTagagtgttgttgttttctggTATGTTATTTAGTTATAAAATCCAACTCACTCACTTTGAATAGGCAATAGTATAAATTTGTGTATGAGTATGACAATGGTGTATATAACCTGAAGATTGGCTCACTTTGTAATAGATGACTTGCAAGAAGTTGTAGGGGTTGCGCGTGCTGAACTCGTAGTCTATGTCAATGGAGACAGGGAGCAATCCAGCAGGGCTCACCGACCGTCCCACGCAAAACCTCAAGCACTCTGCTCTCTGTTGCACCCATTCCAGAGCCTGGAGGTCCCACAAACTGCCACCTTCTGAGTCTTGCAAATCATAGAGGTTAGGTTGGATGAATAGAATGATATACAGTGTTTTAGCTGTGCATCAATAATAAAGATATTGAAGTGAGGGAATTCTCGAGATTCTtgatcacgcacgcacgcacacgcacacacacacacacacacacacacacacacacacacacacacacacacacacacacacacacagaaacgcacacacaaacgtgtacggttgctattaataataattatgttaTACCCAATTTAGCAAGCATATCTGTCCCAGCATCGAAACAGTCCTCATGACATTTCCTGCGAAGACGTCGCATCGACTCCTTGTTAGCGATGGACTTCTCGAGCAACTCTGCAGCCTTGTCCCAATCTTCTTGAAAATACGCACGCACTCCCGAGTAATATAACAAATCATACGGCAGTAGCGGTCCCATGGAAGATGTAAAACTACTGCCAGATGCGGTCAAGATTAGGGTAGAGAATGACAATATAATGCTTTGCATCGCCACGTATACAGCGAAATGGTTTGCGTCCAGCGCCATGGTCCCAAGAAAATGTGGAAGAGAGTTGAGTAATAAAGGAGGGACTCCAGAAATCTCGGGCTTACACAAAGTTTACTACCGTTGGAAAACTGCATAAGGCTAAGGACAATACCTCCATAATGACTGTGCCCAAGAATTCCTTCTCTCCAATTCAATTTCATGAATTCGGAATTAATAATAATGCGTAGGAATAGACCGTACTCCtggctgttttttattttttaccgtAAATCAGCAACTGTAACACCAAAAATTACACACGGGAATTTGCTTTAGAGGTCCTTATAATAAAaccgaaaaaaaaacattaattgaaCAGATAAGGTGCTTCTTTATTGTTGTAGACGTTAGATTTAGACGTGAAGCATATTGGTTAAGGGTATGTGCAGAGCGCGTTCAATATCATGATGGTCGACTATTCGATACTTTACGGTTTTGAAGTGGAGCGTCGCGCGTGCATCTGACGGCCTTTGCGTCGACAACACAAGGTGAGCATCACAGTGATTCATTCAACCGGGCGGAGAGGGGCAGCTGTTTCAAGCGACGGGAGCTTTTCCAAGCCAAGGAATTAAAAACGGGAGTCAAGACTCAGTCGAGGAAAAATCCTACTGAAAGACACAACTAGCTCAAGGGCCATGGCGGACGTTGGAGAGGTTTTGATGTCAGTTTTGTCCACAATCCGGGTCCCCAGGCCCGGGGACCGTGTCCACAAAGACGAATGCGCCTTGTCATTTTCGTCGCCGGTGAGCCCTGAGCAGCTTTCAAGCCTTCACGGTTGCCGTAACACAGTAGTTACACTACTTCGAACCTAACATTAATCCAATTGATCCTATAAAGTGTTCTGCAGTGTTATTTCTGCAAATATGTACCTTCCAACTGATGAATTCAACCCAGAAGCTAGCTAAGCTAGGCTAATAGCTGAACTAGCCTGTCAGCTAGGAGCAGCCAGACGTTTAGTGGTAAGAGGCTAGCGGGTTAGCCGGTCGGTTGTTGTGCTCTCACCTGTCACATCGCTAAGCTAGGCTACACCGAAACAACATGTACACTTCCTCAGTTGGTTCTGCACACAATCCGTCTGCATGTTAAATGTAACAGTAGTGGATTGCTATCTACTCAGTCAGACCATAATTAATTAACTATGGGTTACGTTACTGATTCTCGGTTTGTTTATTTACTCTCACTTTCTCTTGCGGTCAATTAAACGAACTTTTCTTGATTccaggagagcgaggggggtctgtatgtgtgcatgaacagcTTCCTCGGCTTTGGCAGTCAGTATGTGGACCGGCACCATGCTCGGACTGGTCAGCGGGCTTACCTGCACTTCACCCGCACCCGTAAAGCTCAGGTGACCacaaaaaagaagatgattacaATGATGGTTTTTcggtttatttatattttgtgtgaTATAGTGTGTTGTCTTACAGAAGGAGGATGATAATAACTCTAGCTCTGGGGACCCCCCTAAGAAGAAACCCACCAGACTGGCCATAGGTGAGAGCTTTCCCACAGACACAGATATGTACCCCAAAATGGATGGATACCCCCTAATGCTGTATTCTGTCCGGTCTCCGATGCTTGTCCCAGGGATCGAAGGAGGTTTCGATGTGGAACAGGATCAATATGAAGAGGATGTTAAGGTTGTCATCTTCCCGGACAGGCAGCAAGTGACCTCAGAGGACCTTGCCACCATGCCAGACGTTGTTA from Gadus morhua chromosome 11, gadMor3.0, whole genome shotgun sequence carries:
- the p3h3 gene encoding prolyl 3-hydroxylase 3, encoding MALDANHFAVYVAMQSIILSFSTLILTASGSSFTSSMGPLLPYDLLYYSGVRAYFQEDWDKAAELLEKSIANKESMRRLRRKCHEDCFDAGTDMLAKLDSEGGSLWDLQALEWVQQRAECLRFCVGRSVSPAGLLPVSIDIDYEFSTRNPYNFLQVIYYKLEKLQKAASAAHTFFVANPSHLEMRNNIEKYRRMKGVAEAAFQDREQHKEMHWALYDSALLSEASSDWQLAARKWRESVNETLRQTEDCRVHCQMSPQSLPEDRGVDGVDGVFEKAAVLSLSLLSCQQSCVTQVATRPGRISAQEDFLPTQLEHQHIAQFKADDLAGAIQTLRSLLLFYPSDTDSLGNLQFYYETLGEDKESQDKDKQPAQEIANYVNRSLQEKKLLYFGKENLGSDFIDPDLWTPEDVIPESLRESWRAEKEKLNKKVKEEEKEEEMDDSGFYAGGPVPQVGVTITMDDVAMNGTNRVVLDGVITSKECDTLLQLATAAASAGDGYRGRRSPHTPHEKFEGLTVLKAAKLAQDGMVNQSDARLLHELGERVRTLLDSYFRSPPGLFFSFTHLVCRTAITGDQEGRLDLSHPVHVDNCLLEPETGHCWREAPAFTHRDLSAVLYLNDNFDGGDLFFTTRDAKTVKARVRPGCGRLVGFSSGPVNPHGVTAVTAGRRCALALWFTKEKLHRDVEREEAEALWAADGQGVAKATEDGEAKGTSGRSGRSQTPKEKSRGRGRVTGGKDEL